Within Desulfobacter sp., the genomic segment CCACATGGCAGACCGCATCCATATCCGCAATATCCTTGAAAATATCACCCTTGGCGATGGTCTCGGCTTCCATCTTGGGCAGAAGCACCAGGTCCAGCCGGGCCCGTACCTCTTTGTTGGGTTCATACATTTTCACCAGGGCATTGAACCTGGAATCCAAAATGTCGGCGGTGCCGGGCACCGGCTTGAATGCCTTTGCCGGATCTGTGATTTCGTTGCCCGTGAGGATTTGAAACAATGTCTTTTTTCCGGTCTGGGGAAGCCCTATGATACCAACCTTCATAATCGTTTTATTTTCCTTAGTTTTTACATTTTAAATTTACTTCATAGGAGAAATAATATATCAAATTTACTTATCAGTAGGACAGTATAAATGCAACTGCAAAGGAGATCCATGGTTGAACGACAATGACTATCACCCGCCCCTGTTATTCGGCAACGGGCACATCCAGACCATCTACCCCGTACTTTTCAGAAAAATAAACGACGTCGGCTACACCCGGGAACGCATCGCCACCCCGGACAATGATTTCCTGGACCTGGACTGGTCCAACATCAACGGCAACCGCCTGGCCGTCATCTCCCACGGCCTGGAAGGCAACACCACCCGCAATTACGTCAAAGGCATGGTGAAGGCCGTGAACCTTGCCGGCTGGGACGCCCTGGCTTGGAATTACCGAGGGTGTTCTGGAGAGCCCAACAGATTGTTGCGCTCCTACCACAACGGGGCCACATCGGATCTATCCCTGGTCATCAACCATGCCGCTGCCACGGGCCGGTACAGGGAAATCGCCCTTATCGGTTTCAGCCTTGGGGGCAACCTCACCCTGGTCCACCTGGGCAGGGATACGGTAAACCCCATTGTCTCCAAAGCCGTGGTTTTCTCTGTTCCCTGCGACCTTGAAGCCAGCGCCGCCGTCCTGGCCAAACCGGCCAACGCGCTTTACATGAAACGTTTCCTGCGCATGCTCCACCAGAAAATCAGGGACAAGATGGCAACCATGCCCCAGGCCATCGACGATTCGGGATACGAAAAAATAAAAAATTTCAAAACATTTGACGACCGGTACACCGCCCCCATCCACGGATTCAAGAATGCAGAGGACTATTGGAGGAAATGCGCGTCCAAACAGTTCATCCCCCATATCAAGGTGCCCACACTCATTGTCAACGCCCAAAACGACCCCTTTCTGCCCAGAGAATGCTTTCCCGTGGCCGAAGCCGAATACAACCCCCATGTCAGCTTGAAGATCACGGGTTCCGGCGGCCATGTCGGCTTTATTGATTTTAACCGCGACGGGCTTTACTGGTCGGAACAGAAGGCCATTGACGTTTTAAACGGCTATCTATAGTTCAATAGAAATACCGGAAAGCAGTTCTGCCGGCAGGATCCGGTCCTTGTTTGCGTCGTAATCAAGGCCGGCGGCATCACAGACAGGATCATGGGGAAAAATGAGAAGGGCACGGGCCTCCATGGCCCTGTCCAGGCACTTTTTCTTCTCGTCCACCAGCCCTTCCGGAAACCGGTCGAACCCCATGGTAATGGGCAGGTTGACCCAGGGATGGGCCGGGATGAGGTCCCCGGTAAAAACAAAGTTGCGGTGACCTATCCGGATCCAGGAAACCAGCATCCCCGGGGTATGGCCGTGGCTTTCGGTAAACTCAATCTCAACCCCGTCCAGGTCCATCCGCTCACCGTCCCGGTACAGGTCCAGCCGGCCTGTCTCTTTCAGCATCCCGGCCAGGCCGGGGATAAAGGAGGCACGGTCCCGGGAATGGGGGGTCATTGCCCGGTGAAAATGTGTCTCTCCCACAATGAGCCGGGCATTGGGGAACAATAATTCAAGGCCCTCCCGGCCAGCCTCCCAGGGTGCCAGCAGGCCGCCGGCATGATCGAAATGAAGGTGGGAGAGGACAATATGACTGATGTCCCTGTGGTCCAGCCCCTTTTCCGCCAGGGCATCCAGCAGGAGATGGCGTGAGTCGGAGATCTGGAACCGCTGCCTCATTTTCGGGTCAAGGTAGGCCCCGGCCCCGGTTTCAAAGAGGATATTATGGGACGGGGTCCTCACCAGCAGGGATTTAGAGGCGATATCAATCATATTCCGTCCGTCTGCCGGCATCCAGGACGCCCACAGCGCCTTGGGGGCGTTGCCGAACATGCTCCCCCCGTCCAGTTTCATTCCATTGCCGCTGAGAACAGTCAGAGTAATGTCAGGCACCGCCGGACTCCTTTAATTTTCGCTTTCACGAATTCACTTTTCTGTCTGGTAGAAATTCCGGGATCAAGGCAGGTTGATCCGGCGTTTGTCCGGATTGGGATGGGGACGGTAAAGCACGGCCACATGCCCGATCATGCCGGCCACATGGCAGGAAACCCGCTTGGAAATTTCTTCCACAAGAGCGGTTTTCACCTCTTTTTCCTTGTTGTCAATGAATTTGATTTTTATGAGTTCCGAAGCCGCCAGGGCGGTGTCGATCTCTTCCATCAGCGCGTCGGTCAGCCCTTTCTGCCCCACAAAGGCAGCCGGGTTCAGGTTATGGGCAAGGCCCCTCAAATGTTTGCGCTGAGATCCTTTTAATTCCATCACGTATTTTATCCTTCACATATCAATTTAAATTCCGGCATCTTATCACAAAACACCCATAAAAAGAATTGCAATTTCACAAAAAACAATGTAGTGGTGCATAGAAACATGTATCTATAAACAGAAACAAGTTCAATTTTCAGAAAGGAAAAGACATGAGGAAACGTTCTGCTGCATTACTGGCCCTGGTATTCATCCTGGCGCTGCCCCAGCTCCTGCTTGCAACGGGAAACAACCATTATACCAACGGCATCGAAGGGATAAAAGGGGGCAGCGTGCCGCCGCCGGGGGTCTACTACAAAATGTACAATGTGTTCTATACGGCCGACAGCTTAATGGATCAAAACGGAAATGACCTGAACAACGGATTTGAGGTTGATGTATTTGCCATGGCCAACCGCTTTGTTTGGGTGACAAAAACAAAAATCCTGGGGGGCGATTACTTCATGGACGCCACCATCCCCTTTGTCTACACCGATTTCAGCATATCCGCCGCCGGAATTTACGATGACGAATTCGGCCTGGGTGATATCTGTATTGAACCCTTCGGTATTGCCTGGCACGGCCCCAGGTTCGATGCTGCCATCAGCCAGGCCGTCTACCTGCCCACCGGCAGCTTTGACCCGGCAGAGCCGGCCTCCCCGGGCAAGGGATTCTGGACCAGCATGACCACCCTGGGCGGCACCCTCTACCTTGACACGGCAAAAACCCTATCCCTTTCCCTCCTCGCCCGGTATGAAATCCACTCGGACCAGGAAGACCGGGACTATACCCCGGGGGACGATTTCCATTTTGAATGGGGCATCGGCAAGGCCTTTGCCAAGGTATGGGAGGCAGGCATCTCAGGCTACTGCCAGTGGCAGGTCTCTGATGATTCCGGCGCTGCCGCGACCAATCCCGGCACCCATGACCAGATATATGCCGCCGGGCCCGAAATCAGCGTATTCATCCCCACTTTCAAAATGTTCCTGTCCCTGCGCTCTTTGTTTGAATTTGAAACCGAAGACCGCTCCGAAGGAAACACAACGGTACTGACCCTTACAAAAATATTCTAAACCGGACAGATTACAGGCCGCCGGTATCTTCAACTTTTGGCCGGGGGCCTGTAATCCGGCAGAATTCGGCCTCCATGTCAATCCGGGCGGCCTTGATTTCCAAAACCGCTTCGTTCAGGGCCAGGCCGGCAGCCTCTGACTTCTGGGCCGGACAGAAATACCAGGTGCAGACAAAGGGGCGCCGGTCCCTTGGCAGCCGGCACCCGGCGGCCCCGAGGTGGGGGCACAGGTCCCCGGACTTGACAATCTGCCGGTCGGGCATCCGGTCCGGGCCGCCATCAGGGCTGAAATACAGATACAGCAGGTCCCTGAAATCATACCAGATAACCGCCCGCTGGCAGCAGTTATCCGTGCAGCCGGGACAGGTCCGGGCGCAGAGACTGTCCAGGTCCCCCGCCATCCGGTGAAACCGCATCTCTATCCTGCGGGCAAGGCTGCGGACCGGCCCCAGGTCATTGTACCTTTTGCTGTCAATGTATCCGAGAAAGTCCAACGCGGCTTTGAATTCCGCCCCGGATTGCCAGGGGATATTAAGACCTCCCATCCGCCGCCCCACAGTCATTTACAAAAGCCCTGAAAGGTCAAAGCTTTCGCTCCGGTTCATGGTTACAATAAACCGTTTGAGCAGTTCCAGGTCAAAGCAATGGGCCATGCCCTTATCCCTGAGGGTCACCCGGGCCTTGACCCGCTTGGCGGCCTCCGCCTCAAGCATCTCCCGCTCCCTCAGACGGCGCAGCTTTGCCTCGTAGTCATCCCGGACCACCGTTTCCACCGGCGGCCGCCGGTTCTCCCGGACCTCGTCCTCAAATTGCTTCAAAGTCTCCAGGTAGGGATTTTCCCCTGCCATGATTTTCAACGCCTCAAAAGGGGTTTTGGCCGCTTTATATGAGCGCTTTGAGGTCAGGGCATCAAAGACATCAACGATGTGGCAAATCTTGGCCATGATGGGGATATCATCGCCTGAAAGGCCGCAGGGATAGCCGCTGCCGTCCTCATTCTCATGGTGGTAAAGAATGGTCTGCACGGCCCGCCGGGACAGGGGACTGTCAAAAAGCAGGCCGGCCCCATAGGCGGAATGGGACTGCATGAGAACATATTCCAGGTTATCCAGGCGGCCGGGTTTATTGATCACATTTCCCGGTATCTTGGTTTTACCCAGGTCATGGAGAAAGCCCGCCACCGTGGCTTCCGTTATTAAATCCTGCATCTGTCCGGCATCAGGGTTTCCAAAAAGCGCCGGGTTGGCATTGATGAATACGGCGGTGAGCCACCCCACCTTGATGGAATGGGTATGGGTGTCGTAATCATGGTTGATGAGTCCGGCGATCCCGTTGAGGGATTTGATATCGGCAATAAAATGAAGGGCTCTGGACACCAGCTTCTCCACATTCTGAACCATGCTTTCCAGGTCCTCTTTTGAGGCGAACTGCCGGCTGAACGCCTCCTTGATCACCTCGGAAGAAGTGGCCACCAGGGTTTCGGTCTTCTGTTTGACGCTGATCTGTCCATGGTCCAGAATGAATTCAAGATTTTTCCTCAGATAGGCTCTGTAGGCCTCCGCCTCCCGCCGGTGGATGTAGACGACATCCCAGTTTCCGATCAACGCCAGCAGCCGTTCCCTTTCAATGGACCGGGTGTTCATGAGCAGGCACCGGAACCGGTACTGCCCTTTTTTATGGGCCTGGCGTTCAAACAGGGAAAACTCCGCAAGGGACTCGGGATTAATGGACAGGGGATCAATGGTAAAAAAGGAACTGCCGTCATCAAAATATTCGGTTGCCAATCCCAACGAAATATACTCCTTTTCCGGTCCCAGGACCCTGCGAATTTATAATTAAAGAATAAAGATAATAAAATTATTACCAGACCCTAGCCGTTGTGTAAAGCAGGATTACTTTTGGCCATACGCATAACAGGCCGGCACATCTGTTTTTCGTGTGGACTCCCCTCCGGAAAAACGCTAAAATTCCATATACATTTCCAATGAATGAGGTGAACAAATGATGAAGGCAAACGATAGGGGCCTGTCCACCTCCGGGGTGCAGATCATGCCGTCCATGGACGGCGAAATACCGCCGGAGGGAAACACAGCCCCCCATGAGAAACCCGGCTATATTCTCTGCTCCTGGGTAACCGGCTTTTTAGAGACACCGGCGGGACCCGTCCCCCGGGTCGCCACCGCCATGGGCCCCGCAGACAGGCGCGCCACGGTCCGGGTCCGGTGCGGCATCGGCCGGCACAATTACACCGTAGCGCCCGGGCTGTACGCCGTGGGCCGGCCGGGATCGGATTCAGACGTTCTGGTGACGGCCAATTTCAAGCTGACATTTGACCACCTGAGAAAACATCTTTCAGGAATCAGCGCCTGGATACTGGTACTGGACACCAGGGGCATCAACGTCTGGTGTGCTGCCGGAAAAGGCACCTTCGGCACCGGCGAACTGGTATCCCGAATCAAAAGCGCCGGCCTTGAAAAAGCAGTGGGTCACAAACGCCTCATTCTCCCCCAGCTGGGCGCCACAGGCATCTCGGCAAGGGAGGTGAAAAGGCTGTCAGGTTTCAGGGTGATCTACGGACCGGTCCGGGCCTCGGATCTGCCCCGGTTTCTGGCAAACGGTAAAAAGGCGGAGCCGGCCATGCGCCAGGTCACCTTTAACTTCAGGGAACGGCTGGTGCTCACCCCGGTGGAGGTGCAAATCGCCTTAAAGCCGGCCCTGGCTGCGGCCCTGGTCATCTTTGTACTGTCCGGCCTGGGGCCGGGCATATTTTCCCTGGATGCGGCCTGGACAAGGGGGTGGGACGCCATTGGCGCCCTGGCAGCGGGCATGGTCTCCGGTGCGGTTATCACCCCGGCCCTGCTCCCCTTTATTCCTGTACGGGAATTCGCCCTCAAAGGGATCATCACCGGCAGCATCACCGCAGCCCTGCTCCTTTTGTTCGTGCCCGGGACAGGTATTGCCCCGGCAGTTGCCTTATTTTTATTCACCCTCATGGTCAGCTCATTTATGGCCATGAATTTCACCGGCACCACCCCCTTCACCTCCCCTTCGGGGGTTGAAAAAGAGATGAAACGGTATCTCCCGGTCCAGATGGCCAGCCTGCTGCTGTCCACGGGGCTCTGGATTTACGCGGGATTTTAACGGGAGAAAGGAATGAAAGATTTCAGATATTACGAAGACGTGGCCACCCTGGTCCTGGACCGGGACAAATGCGTGGGCTGTACCCTGTGCACCCAGGTCTGCCCCCACCGGGTACTTGAAATGGACGTGGACAACAGGGCCCGCATCGCAGACCTCAACGGCTGCATGGAGTGCGGGGCCTGTGTGACCAACTGCCCCTCCGGGGCCCTGGCCGTCAGCCCCGGGGTGGGCTGAGCCGCCTATATTATCCAGGTCTGGATAAAAGGAAAAGAAAACGCCTCCTGCGGCTGCTGCTAACGGAAAACTAACCGTCTGAAAAGACATCAAAATTTAATTTGTTTTTTCCTTGACACCCGATTCCAATTATGTTTTAGGTATGAAAACATTTAAAGGATCTAATCAAAAGAAGATTTTTATGAATACCCGCAAAGCAGACAGATTTTATTTTTATTTTTGGTATTTTTTTTATACCGGCCTGCCTGCGTTGCGCTGATAGTTTAATAACCCCCAAAAGCCGCAGGCAGCAACCGCCTGCGGCTTTTTTTATTTAAAGTTTCAGGCAAAAAAACTTGCAAAAGGAAAACAGCCATGAAACAGACCTTCGATGTCAACGTTAAGTCGTTCAAACCCCTGACTCCCCCGGCAGCCGTAAAAGAGGAACTGCCCGTAACCGATCCGGCTGCCAACACCGTCATCCAGGGCCGCAAGGATGTGGAGAACATCCTCAAGGGTGATGACAAGCGCCTCCTGGTCATTGCCGGCCCCTGCTCCATCCACGATACCGAGGCCGCCATGGAGTATGCCCAAAGGATGAACACCCTGAGGGAAGAGGTGAAGGATAAAATCAACCTGATCATGCGGGTATACTTTGAAAAACCCCGGACCACTGTGGGCTGGAAAGGCCTGATCAACGACCCCTTTCTTGACGCCTCCTATAACATGGACCAAGGACTGCGCCGGGCGCGTTCCCTGCTCATCGACATCAACGAAATGGGCCTGCCCGCCGCCACTGAAATTCTGGATTCAATTACCCCCCAGTATATTGCAGGGCTGTTGACCTGGGTGGCCATCGGCGCCCGGACCACGGAATCCCAGACCCACCGCGAAATGGCCTCGGGCCTTTCCATGCCCGTCGGATTCAAAAACGGCACCGACGGCAGCCTCACCGCCGCCATCAACGCCACCCTTGCGGCCAAAGCCCCCCAGCATTTTCTGGGCATCGATCCCGACGGCAAATCCGCCGTGGTCTCCACCACAGGCAATGCATACGGCCACATCGTGCTCCGGGGCGGCCCCACCCCCAACTACGATCCGGTCTCCGTCGGCAAGGCCCAGGACCGGCTCCGGGAAAAAGAGCTTCTGGATGCCGTCATCGTTGACTGCTCCCACGACAACTCCGGACAGAAGTACAAGGGCCAGTCCTTTGTATTCAAAAGCGCCGTGGACCAGCGCCTGGACGGAAATGACAGGATCGTGGGGCTGATGCTGGAAAGCAACCTTTTTGAGGGCAACCAGAAATGCAGATGCAACGGTGATGCCGGCTGCCTCAAATACGGGATTTCCATCACCGACGAATGCATCTCCTGGGAAACCACCGAAAGCCTTATCCGCTGCGCCTACGGCAAGCTTTAATCCCCTTTGGGAGAGAGGCAGGGGCACTCGATACGGAAGGTGGTGCCCCTGCCCGGCAGGGAATCCACACGGATCTCGCCCTTGTGCTGGGCCACGATATTGTGGGTGATAAACAGTCCGAAACCCGTTCCTTTGGTGCTTTTGGAGGAGTAAAAAAGGTCAAAGATCTTTTCCCGGGTTTCCATGTCCATGCCGCAGCCGT encodes:
- a CDS encoding alpha/beta fold hydrolase: MNDNDYHPPLLFGNGHIQTIYPVLFRKINDVGYTRERIATPDNDFLDLDWSNINGNRLAVISHGLEGNTTRNYVKGMVKAVNLAGWDALAWNYRGCSGEPNRLLRSYHNGATSDLSLVINHAAATGRYREIALIGFSLGGNLTLVHLGRDTVNPIVSKAVVFSVPCDLEASAAVLAKPANALYMKRFLRMLHQKIRDKMATMPQAIDDSGYEKIKNFKTFDDRYTAPIHGFKNAEDYWRKCASKQFIPHIKVPTLIVNAQNDPFLPRECFPVAEAEYNPHVSLKITGSGGHVGFIDFNRDGLYWSEQKAIDVLNGYL
- a CDS encoding MBL fold metallo-hydrolase, with the translated sequence MKLDGGSMFGNAPKALWASWMPADGRNMIDIASKSLLVRTPSHNILFETGAGAYLDPKMRQRFQISDSRHLLLDALAEKGLDHRDISHIVLSHLHFDHAGGLLAPWEAGREGLELLFPNARLIVGETHFHRAMTPHSRDRASFIPGLAGMLKETGRLDLYRDGERMDLDGVEIEFTESHGHTPGMLVSWIRIGHRNFVFTGDLIPAHPWVNLPITMGFDRFPEGLVDEKKKCLDRAMEARALLIFPHDPVCDAAGLDYDANKDRILPAELLSGISIEL
- the yhbY gene encoding ribosome assembly RNA-binding protein YhbY, encoding MMELKGSQRKHLRGLAHNLNPAAFVGQKGLTDALMEEIDTALAASELIKIKFIDNKEKEVKTALVEEISKRVSCHVAGMIGHVAVLYRPHPNPDKRRINLP
- a CDS encoding transporter; this translates as MRKRSAALLALVFILALPQLLLATGNNHYTNGIEGIKGGSVPPPGVYYKMYNVFYTADSLMDQNGNDLNNGFEVDVFAMANRFVWVTKTKILGGDYFMDATIPFVYTDFSISAAGIYDDEFGLGDICIEPFGIAWHGPRFDAAISQAVYLPTGSFDPAEPASPGKGFWTSMTTLGGTLYLDTAKTLSLSLLARYEIHSDQEDRDYTPGDDFHFEWGIGKAFAKVWEAGISGYCQWQVSDDSGAAATNPGTHDQIYAAGPEISVFIPTFKMFLSLRSLFEFETEDRSEGNTTVLTLTKIF
- a CDS encoding HD domain-containing protein, producing the protein MGLATEYFDDGSSFFTIDPLSINPESLAEFSLFERQAHKKGQYRFRCLLMNTRSIERERLLALIGNWDVVYIHRREAEAYRAYLRKNLEFILDHGQISVKQKTETLVATSSEVIKEAFSRQFASKEDLESMVQNVEKLVSRALHFIADIKSLNGIAGLINHDYDTHTHSIKVGWLTAVFINANPALFGNPDAGQMQDLITEATVAGFLHDLGKTKIPGNVINKPGRLDNLEYVLMQSHSAYGAGLLFDSPLSRRAVQTILYHHENEDGSGYPCGLSGDDIPIMAKICHIVDVFDALTSKRSYKAAKTPFEALKIMAGENPYLETLKQFEDEVRENRRPPVETVVRDDYEAKLRRLREREMLEAEAAKRVKARVTLRDKGMAHCFDLELLKRFIVTMNRSESFDLSGLL
- a CDS encoding 4Fe-4S binding protein — translated: MKDFRYYEDVATLVLDRDKCVGCTLCTQVCPHRVLEMDVDNRARIADLNGCMECGACVTNCPSGALAVSPGVG
- a CDS encoding 3-deoxy-7-phosphoheptulonate synthase, with the protein product MKQTFDVNVKSFKPLTPPAAVKEELPVTDPAANTVIQGRKDVENILKGDDKRLLVIAGPCSIHDTEAAMEYAQRMNTLREEVKDKINLIMRVYFEKPRTTVGWKGLINDPFLDASYNMDQGLRRARSLLIDINEMGLPAATEILDSITPQYIAGLLTWVAIGARTTESQTHREMASGLSMPVGFKNGTDGSLTAAINATLAAKAPQHFLGIDPDGKSAVVSTTGNAYGHIVLRGGPTPNYDPVSVGKAQDRLREKELLDAVIVDCSHDNSGQKYKGQSFVFKSAVDQRLDGNDRIVGLMLESNLFEGNQKCRCNGDAGCLKYGISITDECISWETTESLIRCAYGKL